The following are from one region of the Silene latifolia isolate original U9 population chromosome 9, ASM4854445v1, whole genome shotgun sequence genome:
- the LOC141602371 gene encoding uncharacterized protein LOC141602371, with translation MSRVISVRKQVVEKSSKVFKDKEKTQQNNNNNNLSRNLKKVYPLGTIHRSKSLLSISPLSLSQTSTDSSLTDKSSSLDHKISGSLDTLRAIKTTPRRKELAPVEVVTVTVVVDSPKGCDGEEVKRCHWITKTSDKGYVSFHDQQWGVPVYDDNQLFELLSISGMLMDYNWTEILKRRCHLRDAFGGFDVNFVAQLGEKEICEITSNKELGLAECRARCIVDNAKGIIKVMKEYGSFSSYIWRYFDFKPIINKYKYPRNVPLRSPKAELISKDLIRRGFRLVGPVILQSFVQAAGMTIDHLIDCFRYNECVSLAENPWRHV, from the exons ATGTCACGAGTAATAAGTGTAAGAAAACAAGTTGTAGAAAAGAGTAGTAAAGTGTTTAAAGACAAAGaaaaaacacaacaaaataataataataataatttgtcaAGAAATTTGAAGAAAGTGTATCCCTTAGGTACAATTCATAGGAGTAAATCATTGCTTTCAATTTCACCATTATCTTTGTCACAAACCTCAACTGATTCTTCCTTGACCGATAAGTCATCTTCCTTGGATCATAAGATATCGGGGTCTCTTGATACGCTTCGCGCTATTAAGACTACTCCTAGAAGAAAAGAGTTGGCTCCGGTGGAGGTGGTGACGGTCACCGTCGTGGTGGATAGTCCTAAGGGTTGTGATGGTGAAGAGGTTAAGAGATGTCATTGGATTACCAAAACTAGTG ACAAAGGATATGTATCCTTCCACGACCAACAATGGGGAGTACCGGTGTATGATGACAA TCAATTATTTGAGTTGCTCTCAATCTCTGGTATGTTGATGGATTATAATTGGACTGAAATTCTTAAAAGAAGATGCCATTTGAG AGATGCTTTCGGTGGTTTTGATGTCAACTTTGTAGCACAACTTGGAGAGAAAGAAATTTGTGAAATAACATCAAATAAAGAACTTGGACTTGCAGAGTGTAGAGCAAGGTGTATTGTCGACAACGCTAAAGGAATAATTAAG GTAATGAAGGAGTATGGATCATTTAGCAGCTATATATGGAGATATTTCGACTTTAAACCGATAATTAACAAATACAAATATCCAAGAAATGTGCCATTAAGAAGTCCAAAAGCTGAATTAATAAGCAAAGATTTAATAAGAAGAGGGTTCAGGCTAGTTGGACCGGTGATATTACAATCATTTGTTCAAGCAGCTGGCATGACAATTGATCATCTTATTGATTGTTTTAGATATAATGAGTGTGTTAGTCTTGCTGAAAATCCTTGGAGACATGTAtaa